The Bactrocera dorsalis isolate Fly_Bdor chromosome 3, ASM2337382v1, whole genome shotgun sequence genomic interval ttattaatttattaaaatttaaaatttttttaaattaaatttttatttattttttttgtttcaagaatgtataattaattttgtttttttaattttctaagataaaaattaaattttttatttaaacttttatttttaattaaattcttaatttttttgataaaaattttaattgttttgcttcaaggaagtaataaaatttttaattttagttaatttcttaatttttttgataaaatttttaatttttttttaattttaactttcttttgtttcaagaaagaattaattttttataagataataattatttttttaaataaatttttaatcttaattagaatcttatttttttttataaatatatattttatttttttgtttctagaAAGTATacttgaacttttttttacttttataagagaatttttgttttcgaattttttgttgaaaactaaaaaatttatataaatcttAACTGTTACTATATACTTTTCAACAGCAGCGGcgcgaaatttttcgaaacgaaataaataacggaactataaattttaattccatgTTACTTTATGACCAAACAgtgaaaaaattcaattcagcagctgttaataaaacaattgagtgaataattatgcaaaaacaattttcacaaaaaaaaatttcaccaagaaaataaaaattttgaaaaccagCAAGTTAAACTGAACATTATTTCATTAGCGCATAATCCaccaaaaacagcaaaataaaatattaataaataataataaattaaccaaatagtattgaaataaatagtaaactcacaaaaatataacctaaaaaccaaaattcaaaaCCCAAACTATTCGCAgcttaaaattcaaaatctccATATTAAACTTCAAAATCTCCATATTATACTTCAAAATCACcatattaaagttaaaaatcTATCAGTGTTGCATTGTTACCCAAACTGCCAGCAAAATGAGTGTGTAAACCGTGtaatggaaaaaagtaaaacaaaagtcataaaaaatcattaaaaataagcgtgtaaattatacaattaattttagtaaaaaaaaaataaaaagtcaatattttcattggcaattcaaataaatataatcacattacatataagtatgtatattaaagttcTTTGAAATAAACGATacaccaaataaatataaaatacacacTCGTATATACAACTatatctaaatacatatatacattatagtatacgtatataatatatacaatatataaattaaatatattaaattaaaattgtgcatATTTCACTCTACTTGTACTGGCATGCAAATGAAAAGACTATTCcgcaattaaaatatatacatatttatttaaattataaaaaaaaaaaaaatatttatttaaaatatatttaacgcgctaaaaatacatacttacatacatatgtacatacttatgtaagaatccaagcagaaaaattaaaactgtaatttaatggaagtttataaataattactactaaagtgcatataaacatacacatgcatacatatacggtaaaaatatataatgcgcCCGCAAATAACTGTTCTTATCACCCGCTAAtggaaaaagtgtaaaaaatgcTTTATGCAacatataaatcaaaaaatgtacCTTTATGCACGCACATACCTAAGTACATACACAcagatataaaaaatgtatgtatattcaccaCAAAAAGTTGCAGTTAAAtggtaaatgaaatatttatgtgaaacaaagataaaaacaaatatatcaaACTAAAACAGCGCCATTAACAATTGTGTTTTTCATAtgcaagcacatacacacatgcataaataatGAAATCCATGTATAATGTGTACAGATGTGCGTAAGTGCTTTTGTGAATGCGTAAACGTCAGTTGTACGCGTGTTTGTGTGCTTGAAAACACGCATTAGTGTGCGTATACTCATATACTTATGCAGTGCAAAGCTTCTTGTATAatgaatgtaaacaaaaaactgcAAGGCATGCAGTGAGTGACACAGCCCGTACACTTTGCGCTGACACTTGCACTTGCTCACTCTCTCAGAGATACGCACATGCATGTACAAACATGTACGCATATGTAAGTGGAAGTGCGTGAAAAAGTGAATGAAGACAAAaggaaatatttacaattttaaagttttagaaGATTTTCGTTACCTAATACGAACTTTTACAGTTATGAGTGAATTTTCACGTGACACGAACTGGGAAAATATGGAATACAGCCATTTTTCTACACTCAATAAAAGGAATTTATGCATTTAGTACGGAAATTGTGGTGAAAATATATTGAACTCGTTATATTAAACAGAGCTGAGTAAACAGTGGCGCTCACACAAAGCGCAGATACAATAATGTAATGgtcttactaaaaaaaaatcaacaacattAAATTTACCATTTGAATTATTGCCACCTGAGACTAAACGAGGTGAAATACGAAGTGTCAGTGGATCGAATATGATAACACGAATTACGCACGCAGTGCAGAATTTGCAGTTGAGTCCCTTAATGCAACAAGATAAGAAgcaaatttgaatggaaagttcgaaaatttgtctAACGATATTTCAATATCATTTGCTGACTTTTAATGCAGTCAggtaacaataaaaatgttggaaaaggaaTTGACGTTATAATAActgtgaaaaaatatacatacatatgtatgtatatgtgcatatgtattgtCAACAGCTACAAATacaatatcaaaataataataatatatatgtatttgtatgtgtgcactcACGTTCATTCACGCAAGCGCATTGGGCATATAATTGCAGGGTGGCAACCCTCCCATTGCctcaaataaacatatataacaaatacaaatgcaagAATAAATACAGCGGATATTATGGACCAACAAAAAGAACAACTTTGtgaatatttcaagttttaTGGCTCACGAAGGACTCACGAGGACTTTGTAAAGCACAGAAGGCAGAAAAACGTTTGCAAAAAATAGACTAAAACCTAATTTGCACACAAAACTCAATAGAAAAGTATCATAAAAGTATATCATAAAACGTTGCACTAAATAATACTCACTAAGTAAATGTGAAACAAGCGCTTGGAATAGTCTGAACACCACAAATTGACTGAAAACAAAACTAGATTAACGCACATAAATGCACATAAAACCAATTTCACGCATTTCAATACAACATTTTTAATGAGAGTAGTGAAAAAAGTTGATCCATGAAACACTCACGAATTTTTAAGAGCACGAAACTAAGCGAAAACGCAGTGTGAACAGCAAAAGCTTCGTCTAATTAGCGTAAACGCGATTAAACCGACGTAAAAGTCACACACGCGCACTGAATAAAtagatatacttacatatatacgtagTAGATTAAAgattaacaaaaagaaaacacgaTTCAACGCATTTTAACAAAACGCACAAAACACGGAGGGAGCATGCTGCATGCAACCCTGCCCTTAAAGTGGAAAGCAAAACGCCACAAAAATAACTAAAGTTTAGAATAAAATCGAAGCAatagcagcacaacaacaacagtatacaagcaacaccaaaaagactTTTTAAGCACCAAGTTCAAACGTCGTGCGTCAGCTCGATCTCATCATACACatagaaaaccaaaaaaaacaacgCATTTAAATGTTGCCCATCGACTCGACACTCGCAGCAAGCTCTGCTAAAGTGTCGCATAGCTCACCGCCCTACACGCTGCGCTGCCGACCGTCACGCAATGCCAGCAACGTCGTGTTGAtcacgcaacaacaacagccggaCAACAACAAGTGCGGCGCTGGACGCACGTCGGACGATGCCGCCAATGTCAGCACCACTTCGGTGCATGTGCACAGTGGCAATGGCAACAATAACCTCCGTGCAACAGGTGTCACGACATTGAGCAATGACAATCCgggcggcggcggcagcaatggcaataacagcagcagcagcgttcATTCAGCAACGAGTTTTCGCAACAAAATGCCATCGATCTCAATTATACCGTTGCCGGTTAGCAGCGCAGCGGCCACCATTGCCAGCTGTAGCGGCACAACGACGAGTACGAGTGTGGTGCGCACCGTGACCACCTCGAATAAGGCGACGTCGCCGCCGCCGCTTTTCAATTCACCGCCAAGAAGCAATAACAGCGGTAGCAGTGGCATGCAGCCGCAACGTCCACTGTTGCAGCATCAGTATCAGCAGACGGACAAGTGTACCATATTGAAATTCGATGTGGTGCGTAAGCCAACTGTTGCTGCGACAGCGGTCGAGCAATTATCGCGCAACGTAATTGCCACGGCGCCGAAAGCGCAAACCACGGCCACATCAACGGTGACGAGCGGCATGGCGTTTTCGGCGACGAGTGTTGCAAGTCGCCAACAACAGTTGCAGGCATTGCAACAATCCATTTTCGATCATGAGATGTCCGATGACGCCGAAGCGGATGCGGAAATTGCTGCGCTGCATCAGCAGGTGTTGAGTGGCAATACAACAAGCACACTGGCTACGGGCAGTCAGCCCATTATCGTAAAAATTGAGCCAGCGCAGTCGTTTCACATCGTCGATGAATCGGATACGCGTGTGTTGAGCTTGCCGCTCTCGGATGCGGATAAAGTTGGTGCGAGTTGGATTGATCTGAAGGATATTGCGGGCTTGCAGACCACCTCGGCCACACTGGTGGACGTGTGTTTCGATTCACCGCCTGGTTTGCTGCCAGTCAGCACGAATACGTCCACATCGACGGCCGAAGCGGTGGTGCAGACGGTCGTTGAGTCGGGCGGCATTAGTCATACACAAGGCGCTAAGAAACGTCAGTTGGTTGTTAAGCAGATATCGGTAGAGCAACCGGCAACAGCGGCAACTATTATTGAGACTGTAATCACACCTGCTACGGTTGTAACGGCAACGGCTACGGCTACGACATCTACGGCATCCGGTACGTCTACGGTGTCGCGGTTCAATGCTAGTGAACGtgtacaacagcagcaacaatcgCAGCAGCAatcgcaacaacagcaacagcaattgcaacagcagcagcaacttcAGAATAAAGGTACCTCGGCAGCGGGTACTGCATTAACACCGTCCTCATCAACTGGACTGAATGTCGGTGGAGCCATGACAGGTTGGTGCTACTCAATTAAAGTTGATATTTGCTAAAATATAATAACTGATAATaatcatatttatttgtttgaagtGTATTTGCGAAATACCCTATTAGTTTCACCAAAGACACTGTGTTGATGTTAGGAAATTTACTTCCCGAGTATTCACATaataaaatactatattttcAAGATATGGAGTTCCTTAATGTTActtcattttttttgctgttctcAAAGTATCCTTGCCGTCAGCTGATTTCACGGCGTTGAAATGCTATTAGCTTCTTTCTCACTTTGTCCTGGCTTATTGGTATCGCGGTGGCTGCGACTAATCTACATGTTAACTAACTTTCGGAATCGCGAAAAACTGTAACGCCGATGAGCCTACTAAAAAGTCACTCTTTCTCCAATGTAATCCGAtgaaaacaagtcaacaatccgCAGTATTTTTGCTTTCGAGCCCTACATATGTAGCTTGATTTTCCTTGAGCTAAGGGATCGATGGTCAAAAACTTCTTCTTATGCGGCTGTTTGACTTTTTCTGGGTGGGACCAGCATGATGTCTATTGCACTATTTGCACTCAGCGAAGTTCATCCTGATTTTCTTTAGTTCTACATGTTGGAATTTTAATCGAACACTGCACATGGTGACGTCGGAAATTCTTTGTCAACGCCAATTGTCAAAGTTTTGCTAGAAACTTATCGACATTCGTTGAAAAGCACGTGTAAATCCTTCGATAAACCGAACGAATTGGCTAAAATCGATATTACTGCCTGAACGAATTTGGGAAAGGTTCAAGGCGTTTTGTCGATATTTGAGCACAGTGAATGAGAGAGGGGAGATGGAGCAATTTATACCGATCCCAGAGATTTCAGGAAGACCCGATGCTCTGCAACaatttttaggcacaaagacacactgttatgaataaaacacgctctcttatttttattgggataactcacatattggccgatttatgcggtacaaagtcaccgaGAAGTTCgataatcttatattaagtaCATGGGAGCTAAGGAAactattggtccgattcaaccaatttttgacatatgtatgtagagacATATCatacatttagttattgatttatcgcgctcaccaaatttggttgttgtagcttaagtggtggCACATTAAACTTGTTGGAAGGCGGAGCcccgcccacttttccaaaaatgtttacCCAAAGGTGACCCAGCTCTGGGATAGTCAAATTCGACTTACTTAAGAGTAAGAAATTACAAGAAAACTAAGTAGCTTCTTTAGACCAACACTGGACTACACATTAtatcgtatgtatatatttttccactCATTAGAATATATGGTAGGTTGGTTGGAGTGCAGCCCTTTTGtatttcgggctcaattagcactagcTGTGCTATTTTGGTGCACTAGTCGTAGAATTTTATGTTATTGCTATCAAGTTTCCTCTtctctttcaaaccattttgtgGTTTCGATGAAGCAACTAATGTCCGATATGCATATTGTAGccatccattcaaggtttggtgcttgatggattccaagtgttctgTGTCGGATCTGCGATAGGCctgggcattcacagagaaTGTGGGAAATTGTTTCTTTCTTCCCTACTAGTTCGCAGCCTCGGCAGATgttgttgtagggcatacccatttagAACGCATGTTCTCCAAATTGCCAATGCTCTGTTATAGTAGTAGTTAGTCTGTAGATACTGTTTctggacctatttaataagtcgttaaTTCTTTTTtggtcatatgttggccatatcAGTTTAGTTGTATTgaattttgttacatttttccATTTATTGTTTGCTAATTGTTGAAAATGTAAATTGAGCTCTCTCCTGATCGATCCTGGCGGGCTTGGTATCCACTCAGCCTCTGATTCGTTTAGGAGAGCTCCTGCTTTTGCCAACTCATCCTttttttcgttgccgaaaatgttcatGTGctcgggaacccagatcaaatCTAGGTGGAGCTTGTCTTCTACTGAGCTCAGTACATTCTTGCAGTTAAGGGCTGTGCTGGAATTAGTCATGGGCGAAGACAAGGCCAGGAAAACCGCCTTACTATCCGTGTTTATAGCTGTTTTATGTATTCTCTCGCAGTTATCGAATAGAGCTTCGCAGGCCTTCTCTATGCTCAGTATTTCCGCTCAGAAGATGCTAGCCGATAAACGGATAGAGAAAGAGATGTCCAAATTGTCAGAATATACTcccgtgcctactccgcagtccatttatgtatatagaaaatttattatctGGAGAGATCCAGAGGCTCTTTGTTAGTCTTTAAAATTGCAGTTTCAGAAGGATAATGTTGagttttaatacatatttgtgcCAGATATGTCAAAAGTTAAAATTCTTATAAAGTCCATAAggctttatacatatattaatgcaGTATATTGACATTTCGGCGAACGTGTATCCTAGATAGACCTAACAAATAATAGCTGACGTTGTCGAATCAATAAGAACTATCTtcgataaataatttctttgctCGCTCGTGAATTGTTTCAAGAGAATATGCAGATACCTCACTAAAGTCAAATGACCGTTATCTTCAATGCTACCAACTTGCATATTTTGGATCAGCTTTCCAATGTGAAGGactcaaaaaaacaaaatacaagttTCTTTTCTTCTCTGATTTGATAAACCTAACACTTAAAATCAATTATAGCAGTTTATCAAGAAAAGAAAACCCAGCGGTTATATCGTTCTTTACcgccaaaaaaattaatttctacaTCCAGAAAGAATCGTAGCATAACTGCGCATGTGTCAGAAGACATGTTAGCACGGCGTGACACCACATGTGCAGCTTACATGTTGGAACAACGGGTATAgattgttcgattcgctactctccAACGATTTCTAAATAGCTTAGTAAAGAAACAATCTTTATCCAACTCTGTTACTATGCAGCCGTGG includes:
- the LOC105229709 gene encoding probable nuclear hormone receptor HR3 isoform X1, coding for MLPIDSTLAASSAKVSHSSPPYTLRCRPSRNASNVVLITQQQQPDNNKCGAGRTSDDAANVSTTSVHVHSGNGNNNLRATGVTTLSNDNPGGGGSNGNNSSSSVHSATSFRNKMPSISIIPLPVSSAAATIASCSGTTTSTSVVRTVTTSNKATSPPPLFNSPPRSNNSGSSGMQPQRPLLQHQYQQTDKCTILKFDVVRKPTVAATAVEQLSRNVIATAPKAQTTATSTVTSGMAFSATSVASRQQQLQALQQSIFDHEMSDDAEADAEIAALHQQVLSGNTTSTLATGSQPIIVKIEPAQSFHIVDESDTRVLSLPLSDADKVGASWIDLKDIAGLQTTSATLVDVCFDSPPGLLPVSTNTSTSTAEAVVQTVVESGGISHTQGAKKRQLVVKQISVEQPATAATIIETVITPATVVTATATATTSTASGTSTVSRFNASERVQQQQQSQQQSQQQQQQLQQQQQLQNKGTSAAGTALTPSSSTGLNVGGAMTAQIEIIPCKVCGDKSSGVHYGVITCEGCKGFFRRSQSSVVNYQCPRNKQCVVDRVNRNRCQYCRLQKCLQLGMSRDAVKFGRMSKKQREKVEEEVKFHKAQLRAQSDAAPDSSVFDTQTPSSSDQLHHNYNGYGGGYSSNEVSSPYGYGYSTSVTPQQTMPYDISADYVDSTTYEPRGTIMDSDFVSHADGDINDVLIKTLAEAHANTSTKLEAVHDMFRKSQDISRILYYKNLGQEELWLDCAEKLTQMIQNIIEFAKLIPGFMRLSQDDQILLLKTGSFELAIVRMSRLLDLSQNAVLYGDVMLSQEAFYTSDSDEMRLVSRIFQTAKSIAELKLTETELALYQSLVLLWPERNGVRGNTEIQRLFNLSMNAIRQELEANHAPLKGDVTVLDTLLNNIPNFRDISIMHMEALSKFKQQHPNVVFPALYKELFSIDSPQDLT